One Pseudonocardia abyssalis DNA segment encodes these proteins:
- a CDS encoding serine hydrolase domain-containing protein, whose amino-acid sequence MSSSIDKVLQDAVDAGAVPSVAAIAADRNGVIYEGAAGPKAAGSDDPLTVDTHFRIMSMTKMVATTAALQQVEKGTLDLDAPIADYCPEFADVQVLDGWDGDTPRLRAPASAATVKQLVTHTSGLGYWFWSEDLVKWEAATSTPNVLSGANVVFTAPLLADPGTAYIYGINTDWLGKVVEAASGTTLDVAIKDGITGPLGMNETAFALNEGWKDSTTPVHVKGEDGKWIDSGIELNQTPEYWAGGHGLYSTPRDYIKFQQALLGGGEFGGVRILQQATVDQAFTNQIGDLDFPAAIPTADPASTYEFNAGPGYKWGLGLLLNTQDVPGMRRAYSGAWAGLCNTHFWVDPTTGICGSIYSNFLPFVPPEALQLYADYEKALYASL is encoded by the coding sequence GTGAGTTCGTCCATCGACAAGGTCCTGCAGGACGCCGTCGACGCCGGAGCCGTACCGAGCGTCGCGGCGATCGCAGCCGACCGGAACGGCGTCATCTACGAGGGCGCGGCGGGCCCGAAGGCGGCCGGCAGCGACGACCCGCTCACCGTCGACACCCACTTCCGGATCATGTCGATGACCAAGATGGTGGCCACCACCGCCGCGCTGCAGCAGGTCGAGAAGGGCACGCTCGACCTCGACGCCCCGATCGCCGACTACTGCCCCGAGTTCGCCGACGTCCAGGTCCTCGACGGCTGGGACGGCGACACCCCTCGGCTGCGCGCGCCCGCCAGCGCCGCCACGGTCAAGCAGCTCGTCACCCACACCTCGGGCCTGGGCTACTGGTTCTGGAGCGAGGACCTGGTCAAGTGGGAGGCCGCCACCTCCACGCCCAACGTGCTCTCCGGCGCCAACGTCGTCTTCACCGCACCGCTGCTCGCCGACCCGGGCACCGCCTACATCTACGGCATCAACACCGACTGGCTGGGCAAGGTCGTCGAGGCCGCGAGCGGCACCACGCTCGATGTCGCGATCAAGGACGGGATCACCGGCCCGCTGGGGATGAACGAGACCGCGTTCGCGCTGAACGAGGGCTGGAAGGACTCCACGACGCCGGTCCACGTCAAGGGCGAGGACGGGAAGTGGATCGACTCGGGCATCGAGCTGAACCAGACGCCGGAGTACTGGGCGGGCGGCCACGGGCTGTACTCCACGCCGCGCGACTACATCAAGTTCCAGCAGGCGCTCCTCGGCGGCGGCGAGTTCGGCGGCGTGCGGATCCTGCAGCAGGCCACCGTCGACCAGGCCTTCACCAACCAGATCGGCGACCTCGACTTCCCGGCCGCGATCCCGACGGCCGACCCGGCCTCGACGTACGAGTTCAACGCGGGACCCGGCTACAAGTGGGGCCTCGGGCTGCTGCTCAACACCCAGGACGTCCCGGGCATGCGCCGCGCGTACAGCGGGGCGTGGGCGGGTCTGTGCAACACCCACTTCTGGGTGGACCCGACCACCGGCATCTGCGGCTCGATCTACTCCAACTTCCTCCCGTTCGTCCCGCCGGAGGCGCTGCAGCTCTACGCGGACTACGAGAAGGCCCTCTACGCCTCGCTCTGA
- a CDS encoding fumarylacetoacetate hydrolase family protein, with product MRLATIRTATGHRAVRVDDTTAVETGDADVRALLERPDWAAHAAAAAGPSHDVAGLDYAPLVPSPEKIVCVGLNYRDHVLEMGNELPEYPTLFAKYAPSLVGAHDEIVLPAASEKVDWEAELTVVIGTPVRHADREQAQAAIAGYTVVNDVSVRDFQRRSSQFLQGKTFEHSTPIGPWLVTPDELPDGGWAISTTLDGETMQSSSTSELVFGAVDLVVYLSAILTLNPGDVIATGTPGGVGHARKPPRYLTDGAELVTSIAGVGELRNTCRKEKR from the coding sequence ATGAGGCTGGCCACGATCCGCACCGCCACGGGGCACCGTGCGGTGCGGGTGGACGACACGACGGCGGTGGAGACCGGTGACGCCGACGTCCGCGCGCTGCTGGAGCGCCCGGACTGGGCCGCGCACGCCGCGGCGGCCGCCGGCCCGTCCCACGACGTCGCGGGCCTGGACTACGCGCCGTTGGTCCCGTCGCCGGAGAAGATCGTCTGCGTGGGCCTGAACTACCGCGACCACGTGCTGGAGATGGGCAACGAGCTGCCCGAGTACCCCACGCTGTTCGCCAAGTACGCGCCGTCGCTGGTGGGCGCGCACGACGAGATCGTGCTGCCCGCGGCGTCGGAGAAGGTCGACTGGGAGGCCGAGCTGACCGTCGTCATCGGCACCCCGGTGCGCCACGCCGACCGCGAGCAGGCGCAGGCGGCGATCGCCGGCTACACCGTCGTCAACGACGTCAGCGTGCGCGACTTCCAGCGTCGCAGCAGCCAGTTCCTGCAGGGCAAGACGTTCGAGCACTCGACGCCGATCGGGCCGTGGCTGGTCACCCCCGACGAGCTGCCCGACGGCGGCTGGGCGATCTCCACGACGCTCGACGGCGAGACGATGCAGAGCTCCTCGACCTCGGAGCTGGTGTTCGGGGCGGTCGACCTGGTCGTGTACCTCTCGGCGATCCTCACCCTCAACCCCGGCGACGTCATCGCCACGGGCACGCCCGGCGGCGTCGGCCACGCCCGCAAGCCCCCGCGCTACCTCACCGACGGCGCGGAGCTGGTCACCTCCATCGCCGGGGTCGGCGAGCTGCGCAACACCTGCCGCAAGGAGAAGCGGTGA
- a CDS encoding maleylpyruvate isomerase family mycothiol-dependent enzyme: MTRLDETLAWAGDGAAHLRGLMARMGDDAFAAPSGLPGWSRAHVLTHVARNADGMINLLTWARTGVPTPAYASVEARNADIEAGATRSPAAIRDDVVDSSDRLALAVREMPKQAWSAHVKNVQGVEIPATDIPWLRAREMWIHAVDLDVGASLTDLPVPMLVELVGDVVRVVGAKPNCPPLRLVASDAEHGWTLGDGSGPELKGPAASLAAWALGRSRGKDLRTSEGKKPPVLPRWL; this comes from the coding sequence GTGACGCGTCTCGACGAGACGCTGGCCTGGGCGGGCGACGGGGCGGCCCACCTGCGCGGGCTGATGGCCCGGATGGGCGACGACGCGTTCGCCGCCCCGTCGGGCCTGCCCGGCTGGAGCCGCGCCCACGTCCTGACCCACGTCGCCCGCAACGCCGACGGCATGATCAACCTGCTGACGTGGGCGCGCACCGGGGTGCCCACCCCGGCGTACGCGAGCGTCGAGGCGCGCAACGCCGACATCGAGGCCGGCGCGACCCGCAGCCCCGCGGCGATCCGCGACGACGTCGTCGACTCCTCCGACCGGCTCGCGCTGGCCGTGCGCGAGATGCCGAAGCAGGCCTGGTCGGCGCACGTGAAGAACGTGCAGGGCGTGGAGATCCCGGCCACCGACATCCCGTGGCTGCGCGCACGCGAGATGTGGATCCACGCCGTCGACCTCGACGTCGGGGCCTCGCTCACCGACCTCCCGGTCCCGATGCTGGTGGAGCTCGTCGGCGACGTCGTGCGGGTCGTCGGCGCGAAGCCGAACTGCCCGCCGCTGCGGCTGGTCGCCTCCGACGCCGAGCACGGGTGGACCCTCGGCGACGGCAGCGGACCCGAGCTGAAGGGGCCCGCGGCCTCGCTCGCGGCCTGGGCACTGGGCCGCTCGCGCGGCAAGGACCTGCGCACGTCGGAGGGGAAGAAGCCCCCGGTCCTGCCGCGCTGGCTCTGA
- a CDS encoding RNB domain-containing ribonuclease: MTARPDFAAVRAEFGLPDVFPPAVLAEAARAAARPPSPGRLDATDLLLVTIDPPGSKDLDQAVGVARDGDGFRVHYAIADLGAVVEPGGALDREVLRRGQTMYLPDGSVPLHPTVLSEDAASLLPDGPRAAVLWTIGLDAVGEVTSVDVRRAVVRSAARLDYAGVQADVDSGRVHPAIAALPELGPLRRALAVARGAIELELPEQEVLPDGDGGWTVQVRRRVDVEDWNAEISLLIGMAAGAMMLEGGVGLLRTLPAPDEGALGSFARTAAGLGFTVEPTVHAVATLLAGLPHDDAPALALRRAATTLLRGAGYTGFGDGVAAPADPGHGGIGAPYAHVTAPLRRLVDRFGTEVCLALAAGEDLPGRLRAALPTLPEVMSASDATAAAVDRACVDRTEAALLAGRIGDVFEVIVLRPSAEDGAAGEVYLVDPPVLARCEGPLRAGVTASVRLTEADPATGRITFSAARS, encoded by the coding sequence GTGACCGCCCGTCCTGACTTCGCCGCCGTCCGTGCCGAGTTCGGTCTCCCGGACGTGTTCCCGCCCGCGGTGCTCGCCGAGGCCGCCCGGGCGGCGGCGCGTCCGCCGTCGCCGGGCCGGCTCGACGCGACCGACCTGCTGCTCGTCACGATCGACCCCCCGGGGTCGAAGGACCTCGACCAGGCGGTGGGCGTCGCCCGCGACGGCGACGGCTTCCGCGTCCACTACGCGATCGCCGATCTCGGCGCCGTCGTGGAGCCGGGCGGTGCTCTCGACCGCGAGGTGCTGCGCCGCGGCCAGACGATGTACCTGCCGGACGGTTCGGTGCCGCTGCACCCGACGGTGTTGTCCGAGGACGCCGCGAGCCTGTTGCCCGACGGCCCGCGCGCCGCGGTGCTGTGGACGATCGGGCTCGACGCCGTGGGCGAGGTGACCTCGGTCGACGTGCGGCGCGCGGTCGTCCGCTCGGCTGCGCGGCTGGACTACGCGGGCGTGCAGGCGGACGTGGACAGCGGGCGGGTGCACCCTGCGATCGCCGCGCTGCCCGAGCTGGGGCCGCTGCGACGCGCGCTGGCCGTCGCGCGCGGCGCGATCGAGCTGGAGCTCCCCGAGCAGGAGGTGCTGCCCGACGGCGACGGCGGCTGGACGGTGCAGGTGCGTCGGCGCGTCGACGTCGAGGACTGGAACGCGGAGATCTCCCTGCTCATCGGTATGGCGGCCGGCGCGATGATGCTGGAGGGCGGGGTGGGTCTGCTGCGCACGCTGCCCGCGCCCGACGAGGGTGCGCTGGGGTCGTTCGCGAGGACCGCCGCCGGGCTGGGGTTCACCGTGGAGCCGACGGTGCACGCCGTCGCGACCCTGCTGGCCGGGCTCCCGCACGACGACGCCCCGGCGCTGGCCCTGCGCCGCGCGGCCACCACGCTGTTGCGCGGGGCGGGCTACACGGGTTTCGGCGACGGCGTCGCCGCGCCCGCCGACCCCGGGCACGGTGGGATCGGGGCGCCGTACGCGCACGTCACCGCGCCGCTGCGGCGACTGGTCGACCGGTTCGGCACCGAGGTCTGCCTCGCACTCGCCGCGGGGGAGGACCTCCCGGGCCGGCTGCGCGCGGCCCTGCCGACGCTGCCGGAGGTGATGAGCGCGTCCGACGCCACGGCCGCGGCCGTCGACCGGGCCTGCGTCGACCGCACCGAGGCCGCTCTGCTCGCGGGGCGGATCGGCGACGTGTTCGAGGTGATCGTGCTGCGGCCGTCGGCCGAGGACGGCGCGGCGGGCGAGGTGTACCTCGTCGACCCGCCGGTGCTCGCGCGCTGCGAGGGACCGTTGCGGGCGGGCGTCACGGCGTCCGTCCGGCTGACCGAGGCCGACCCCGCCACCGGGCGCATCACCTTCTCGGCCGCACGTAGCTGA